A DNA window from Leptolyngbya subtilissima AS-A7 contains the following coding sequences:
- the pstB gene encoding phosphate ABC transporter ATP-binding protein PstB produces the protein MTSQSVSPVATEAALRAKNVSVYYGSTLAVRDINLDIFKNEITAFIGPSGCGKSTLLRCFNRTNDLIRGARVEGKAMFHGTDLYAKDIDPVYVRRRIGMVFQKPNPFTKSIYENIAFAARINGYKGDMDELVENSLRRAALWDEVKDKLKQSGLSLSGGQQQRLCIARTIAIEPEVILMDEPCSALDPISTLQIEELMKELETRYTIVIVTHNMQQASRISDKTAFFNAEATESGNKVGYLVEYGDTEKIFNEPSEQATQDYVSGRFG, from the coding sequence ATGACTTCACAATCTGTCAGCCCAGTTGCCACTGAGGCTGCCTTGCGGGCTAAGAACGTCAGTGTGTACTACGGATCAACCCTAGCGGTACGGGATATCAACCTTGATATCTTTAAGAATGAGATCACCGCTTTTATTGGTCCATCGGGCTGTGGAAAGAGCACTCTTCTGCGCTGCTTCAACCGCACCAATGACCTCATTCGCGGAGCTCGGGTTGAGGGCAAGGCGATGTTCCATGGCACCGACCTATACGCCAAAGATATTGACCCGGTTTATGTGCGTCGCCGCATTGGCATGGTGTTTCAAAAACCCAACCCATTTACCAAGTCGATCTACGAAAATATTGCCTTTGCCGCTCGCATCAACGGCTACAAGGGCGATATGGATGAGCTTGTCGAGAACTCTCTCCGGCGGGCTGCCCTATGGGACGAGGTCAAAGACAAGCTCAAGCAAAGTGGCCTTTCTCTGTCGGGCGGCCAGCAGCAGCGCCTCTGCATTGCCCGCACGATCGCCATTGAGCCCGAAGTGATTTTGATGGATGAGCCCTGCTCCGCCCTTGACCCGATCTCGACCCTCCAGATCGAAGAGCTAATGAAGGAGCTAGAGACGCGCTATACCATCGTCATCGTTACCCACAACATGCAGCAGGCGTCGCGAATTTCCGACAAAACAGCGTTCTTTAACGCCGAGGCGACCGAGTCTGGCAACAAGGTCGGCTATCTGGTGGAATACGGGGACACCGAGAAAATTTTTAATGAGCCCAGCGAACAGGCGACCCAAGACTATGTGTCGGGTCGATTTGGTTGA
- the speA gene encoding biosynthetic arginine decarboxylase: MNMAQQPPLPSSPLSPSPSRRLHRATLENMLQSSEAVTPPWTIEDSEELYRIHSWGEPYFSINADGHLTVSPRGDRGGSLDLLELVEAIKQRNLNLPLLIRFSDILEDRIERINACFAKAIARYKYSGVYRGVFPVKCNQQRQLLEDVVRYGKPYQFGLEAGSKPELLIALATLDTPGALLICNGYKDKDYIETAMLGQRLGQQPIIVIEQMNELEIAIEASQRLNIRPVLGLRAKLSTKGSGRWGISAGDRAKFGLTVPEILAVVDRLRHANMLDCLQLLHFHIGSQISAISVVKEALREASRIYVELAELGAGMRYLDVGGGLAVDYDGSKTTFYASKNYSTQNYANDVVAEVQEACRIKGIAVPTLVSESGRALVSHQSVLVFDVLGSSDAPSHEEVEMPGDDDHVILRELYEIYQNLTPNTVQELYNDAVQFKEEAISLFNFGYLSLSARARAERLFWACCRKALSVVSDADYIPEDIEELHQSMASIYYINLSVFQSMPDTWAIEQLFPILPIHRLDEEPSCRGTLADLTCDSDGKITTFIDLRDVKHVLELHSLKPDQPYYLGMFLGGAYQEIMGNLHNLFGDTNAVHIHMTPKGYQVEQVVKGDTMTEVLGYVQYDAEDMIENIRKRSERALQDSQITLEESQLLIQHYERSLSQYTYLT; the protein is encoded by the coding sequence ATGAATATGGCCCAGCAACCGCCCCTGCCGTCGTCACCCCTGTCGCCGTCGCCGTCTCGTCGCCTGCATCGGGCCACCTTGGAAAACATGCTGCAATCCTCAGAGGCCGTTACCCCCCCCTGGACCATCGAGGACAGCGAGGAACTCTACCGCATCCACAGCTGGGGAGAACCGTACTTCTCAATCAATGCTGACGGACATTTAACGGTGTCGCCCAGAGGCGATCGCGGTGGCTCGCTCGATCTGCTGGAGCTGGTGGAAGCCATCAAGCAGCGCAACCTCAACCTGCCCCTGCTGATTCGCTTCTCGGATATTCTCGAAGACCGCATTGAGCGCATTAATGCTTGCTTCGCCAAGGCGATCGCCCGCTACAAATACAGCGGCGTCTATCGAGGCGTGTTCCCGGTCAAATGCAACCAGCAGCGGCAGCTGCTCGAAGACGTGGTGCGTTACGGCAAGCCCTACCAGTTTGGTTTAGAAGCAGGCTCCAAGCCCGAGCTGCTGATTGCCTTGGCCACCCTCGACACCCCCGGCGCGCTGCTGATCTGCAACGGCTACAAAGACAAGGACTACATCGAGACCGCTATGCTGGGCCAGCGTCTTGGTCAGCAGCCAATCATCGTCATCGAGCAGATGAATGAGCTGGAGATTGCCATTGAGGCCAGCCAGCGGCTCAACATTCGTCCGGTGCTGGGGCTGCGGGCCAAGCTCAGCACCAAGGGCAGCGGTCGCTGGGGCATTTCGGCGGGCGATCGCGCCAAGTTCGGTCTGACTGTCCCAGAGATTCTGGCGGTGGTCGATCGCCTGCGCCATGCCAACATGCTCGACTGCCTCCAGCTCTTGCACTTCCACATTGGTTCCCAGATCTCGGCCATCAGCGTGGTCAAAGAGGCCCTGCGGGAGGCCAGCCGCATCTATGTCGAACTGGCGGAGCTGGGCGCGGGCATGCGCTATTTAGACGTAGGCGGTGGCCTAGCCGTTGACTACGATGGCTCTAAGACCACCTTTTACGCTTCTAAAAACTACAGCACCCAAAACTATGCTAACGACGTGGTGGCCGAGGTGCAGGAGGCCTGCCGCATCAAAGGGATAGCTGTCCCCACCTTGGTGAGCGAAAGCGGGCGGGCGCTGGTGTCTCACCAATCTGTGCTTGTTTTTGACGTGCTAGGCAGCAGCGATGCCCCCTCCCACGAGGAGGTGGAGATGCCCGGTGACGACGACCACGTGATTTTGCGCGAGCTGTACGAGATCTACCAAAACCTCACCCCCAACACCGTGCAGGAGCTCTACAACGACGCGGTGCAGTTTAAGGAAGAGGCAATTAGCCTGTTCAACTTTGGCTATCTGAGTCTGTCGGCGCGGGCGCGGGCCGAGCGGCTGTTTTGGGCCTGCTGCCGCAAGGCGCTGTCGGTGGTTAGCGATGCCGATTACATTCCCGAAGACATCGAGGAGCTGCACCAGAGCATGGCCTCGATCTACTACATCAACCTGTCAGTGTTTCAGTCGATGCCGGATACCTGGGCGATCGAGCAGCTATTCCCGATTTTGCCCATTCACCGGCTCGACGAAGAGCCGAGCTGTCGGGGCACCTTGGCCGACCTCACCTGCGACAGCGACGGCAAAATTACTACCTTCATTGACCTGCGCGACGTTAAGCACGTTTTGGAGCTGCACTCGCTCAAGCCCGATCAGCCTTACTACCTGGGCATGTTTTTGGGCGGGGCCTACCAGGAGATTATGGGCAACCTACACAATCTGTTTGGCGACACCAATGCGGTGCACATCCACATGACCCCTAAGGGCTATCAGGTGGAGCAGGTGGTTAAAGGCGACACCATGACCGAGGTGCTGGGCTACGTGCAGTACGACGCCGAAGACATGATTGAGAATATCCGCAAGCGATCGGAGCGGGCACTGCAAGATAGCCAGATCACCCTGGAAGAGTCACAGCTGTTGATTCAGCACTACGAGCGCAGCCTCAGCCAATACACTTACCTGACCTAG
- the secA gene encoding preprotein translocase subunit SecA: MLKNLLGDPNARKLKKYRPDVVEINLLEEEIQQLSDEALTAKTAEFKQRIEKGESLDDLLPEAFAVVREASKRVLGMRHFDVQLIGGMVLHDGQIAEMKTGEGKTLVATLPSYLNALSGKGAHVVTVNDYLARRDAEWMGQIHRFLGLSVGLIQQGMSPAERKLNYGCDITYGTNSEFGFDYLRDNMATAMEDVVQRPFNYCVIDEVDSILVDEARTPLIISGQVDRPGEKYNRAAEISRELHAEEHYEVDEKAHNVLLTDEGFIKAEELLGVQDLFDPKDPWAHYIFNAIKAKELFAKDVKYIVRNDEVIIVDEFTGRVMPGRRWSDGLHQAIEAKEHVEIQPETQTLASITYQNFFLLYPKLSGMTGTAKTEEAEFERIYKLEVTIIPTNRIAARRDLSDVVYKNEEAKWKAVAEECAEMHEAGRPVLVGTTSVEKSEVLSTLLNERGVPHNLLNAKPENVERESEIVAQAGRSGAVTIATNMAGRGTDIILGGNADYMARLKVREYLMPRIVKPEDEDEFSVTAVPGTKGRAPAQGFAPGKKVKTWKASPDIFPIELSADTINELKATVDFAVTTYGDRSLTELQAEDKLAVAAEKAPTDDPVIQKLRDVYNRIRHEYEALTSAEHELVIQRGGLHVIGTERHESRRIDNQLRGRAGRQGDPGSTKFFLSLQDNLLRIFGGDRVAGLMNAFRVEEDMPIESGMLTRSLEGAQKKVETYYYDIRKQVFEYDEVMNNQRRAIYAERRRVLEGNELKEMVIGYAEQTMDDIVNAYINPELPPEEWKLPEMVGKVKEFVYLLSDLTPEQLEDLSVGEIRTFLHEQARIAYDIKEAQVDQVKPGLMREAERFFILQQIDSLWRDHLQQMDALRETVGLRGYGQKDPLIEYKSEGYEVFLDMMTGIRRNVVYTLFQFQPQPQPQVKASQQVG; the protein is encoded by the coding sequence ATGCTAAAGAACCTCCTCGGTGACCCCAACGCGCGCAAGCTTAAGAAGTATCGTCCCGACGTGGTCGAGATCAACCTGCTGGAGGAAGAGATTCAGCAGCTCTCCGACGAGGCCCTAACGGCCAAAACCGCGGAGTTCAAACAGCGGATCGAAAAGGGCGAATCCTTAGACGACCTGTTGCCCGAAGCTTTCGCTGTTGTGCGCGAAGCCTCAAAACGGGTGCTGGGCATGCGCCACTTTGACGTGCAGCTGATTGGCGGCATGGTGCTCCACGATGGTCAGATTGCCGAGATGAAAACTGGGGAAGGCAAAACCCTGGTGGCAACCTTGCCTTCGTACCTCAATGCCCTTTCGGGTAAGGGGGCTCACGTAGTCACAGTGAACGACTACCTGGCCCGCCGCGACGCCGAGTGGATGGGGCAGATTCATCGTTTTTTGGGCCTCAGCGTAGGGCTAATTCAGCAGGGCATGTCGCCCGCCGAGCGTAAACTCAACTACGGCTGCGACATCACCTATGGCACAAACAGCGAGTTTGGCTTTGACTACCTGCGCGACAACATGGCCACCGCCATGGAAGACGTGGTGCAGCGGCCCTTTAACTACTGCGTTATCGACGAGGTCGACTCCATTCTGGTAGATGAGGCCCGCACGCCGCTGATTATTTCCGGCCAGGTCGATCGCCCCGGCGAGAAGTACAACCGCGCCGCCGAAATTAGCCGCGAGCTCCACGCCGAAGAGCACTACGAAGTCGATGAAAAAGCCCACAACGTGCTGCTCACTGACGAAGGCTTCATCAAAGCTGAAGAGCTGCTGGGCGTGCAAGATCTGTTCGACCCCAAAGATCCTTGGGCTCACTATATCTTCAACGCCATCAAGGCCAAGGAACTATTCGCCAAGGACGTTAAGTACATCGTCCGCAACGATGAAGTCATTATTGTGGACGAGTTTACCGGGCGAGTCATGCCCGGTCGCCGCTGGAGCGATGGCTTGCACCAAGCGATTGAAGCTAAAGAGCATGTAGAAATTCAGCCGGAAACCCAAACCCTGGCCAGCATTACCTACCAGAACTTCTTTTTGCTCTATCCCAAGCTGTCGGGCATGACCGGCACCGCCAAGACCGAAGAAGCCGAATTTGAGCGCATCTACAAGCTTGAAGTCACTATCATCCCCACCAACCGCATCGCCGCTCGCCGTGACCTCTCCGATGTGGTCTACAAAAACGAAGAGGCCAAGTGGAAGGCCGTGGCCGAAGAGTGCGCCGAGATGCACGAGGCGGGACGCCCAGTGCTGGTGGGCACCACTAGCGTAGAAAAATCGGAGGTGCTGTCGACGCTGCTCAACGAGCGCGGCGTGCCCCACAACTTGCTTAATGCCAAACCCGAGAACGTAGAGCGCGAGTCGGAGATTGTCGCTCAGGCCGGGCGCAGCGGCGCGGTCACCATTGCCACCAACATGGCGGGGCGCGGCACCGACATTATCCTCGGCGGTAACGCCGACTATATGGCCCGACTCAAGGTGCGCGAGTACCTGATGCCCCGCATCGTCAAGCCTGAGGACGAAGATGAGTTTTCGGTGACGGCGGTGCCGGGCACTAAGGGCCGCGCCCCGGCCCAGGGCTTTGCCCCCGGCAAAAAGGTCAAAACCTGGAAGGCCTCGCCCGACATCTTCCCCATTGAGCTATCGGCGGACACTATCAATGAGCTGAAGGCCACCGTCGACTTCGCCGTCACCACCTACGGCGATCGCAGCCTGACCGAGCTGCAGGCCGAAGACAAGCTGGCCGTCGCTGCCGAAAAAGCCCCCACCGATGACCCCGTCATTCAAAAGCTGCGCGATGTATACAATCGCATTCGCCACGAGTACGAAGCGCTAACTAGTGCTGAGCACGAGCTAGTGATTCAACGGGGCGGCCTGCACGTGATTGGCACCGAGCGCCACGAGTCGCGCCGCATTGACAACCAGCTGCGGGGTAGAGCGGGCCGCCAGGGCGACCCCGGCTCCACCAAGTTTTTCTTGAGCCTGCAAGACAACCTGCTGCGGATTTTTGGCGGCGATCGCGTCGCCGGTCTGATGAACGCCTTCCGGGTCGAAGAAGATATGCCGATTGAGTCGGGCATGCTGACGCGATCGCTGGAAGGGGCCCAAAAGAAAGTCGAAACCTACTACTACGACATCCGCAAGCAGGTGTTTGAGTACGACGAGGTGATGAACAACCAGCGCCGCGCCATCTATGCTGAGCGCCGCCGCGTACTCGAAGGCAACGAACTCAAAGAAATGGTGATCGGCTACGCCGAGCAAACCATGGATGACATCGTCAACGCCTACATCAACCCCGAGCTGCCTCCCGAAGAGTGGAAGCTGCCGGAAATGGTGGGTAAAGTGAAGGAGTTTGTCTACCTGCTCTCTGACCTCACCCCTGAGCAGCTTGAAGACCTCTCTGTGGGCGAAATCCGCACCTTCCTCCACGAGCAGGCCCGCATTGCCTACGACATCAAGGAGGCCCAGGTTGACCAGGTCAAGCCAGGACTGATGCGCGAGGCCGAGCGCTTCTTCATCCTTCAGCAGATCGATAGCCTTTGGCGCGACCATCTGCAGCAGATGGATGCCCTGCGGGAAACTGTGGGCCTGCGAGGCTATGGCCAAAAAGACCCGCTGATCGAGTACAAGAGCGAGGGCTACGAGGTCTTCCTCGACATGATGACGGGCATTCGCCGCAACGTGGTCTATACCCTCTTCCAGTTCCAGCCCCAGCCCCAGCCCCAGGTGAAGGCATCGCAGCAGGTGGGGTAG
- a CDS encoding MarR family winged helix-turn-helix transcriptional regulator, whose amino-acid sequence MFSSSPNADFLNQWRFALAPYNLGYKVKLVSQLMYRDFLERLEPYGLTPFHYLVLCCLWEEDGLSTSGIADKLKQLGATLTGVVDRMEDRHLVYRERDPSDRRIIRIWLTDEGRKLMDILPAVGAETIQRATTGVSEADQAAVTQLLEQIIHNLT is encoded by the coding sequence ATGTTCAGTTCCTCCCCCAATGCCGATTTCCTCAACCAGTGGCGCTTCGCCCTAGCTCCCTACAACCTGGGGTACAAGGTCAAGCTGGTGTCCCAGCTCATGTATCGCGATTTTTTGGAGCGGCTAGAACCCTACGGCCTCACCCCCTTTCACTATCTGGTGTTGTGCTGCCTGTGGGAAGAAGATGGCCTATCAACCTCGGGCATTGCCGACAAACTCAAGCAGCTTGGGGCCACCCTCACTGGGGTTGTCGATCGCATGGAAGATCGACATCTGGTGTATCGCGAGCGCGACCCTAGCGATCGCCGTATCATTCGCATTTGGCTCACTGACGAGGGCAGGAAGCTGATGGACATATTGCCCGCCGTCGGCGCAGAGACTATTCAGCGTGCCACCACTGGGGTCTCGGAAGCCGATCAGGCTGCCGTTACGCAGTTGCTGGAGCAAATCATTCATAACCTCACCTAA
- the psaC gene encoding photosystem I iron-sulfur center protein PsaC, which produces MSHSVKIYDTCIGCTQCVRACPTDVLEMVPWDGCKAGQIASSPRTEDCVGCKRCETACPTDFLSIRVYLGAETTRSMGLAY; this is translated from the coding sequence ATGTCCCATTCTGTCAAAATTTACGATACCTGTATTGGCTGCACCCAGTGCGTGCGCGCCTGCCCCACTGACGTTCTAGAAATGGTGCCCTGGGATGGCTGCAAGGCCGGGCAAATTGCCTCCTCTCCCCGCACCGAAGACTGCGTGGGCTGCAAGCGTTGTGAAACCGCCTGCCCCACCGATTTTCTGAGCATTCGAGTTTATCTGGGTGCTGAAACCACCCGTAGCATGGGTCTGGCCTACTAG
- a CDS encoding aspartate/glutamate racemase family protein, with the protein MPTPPMKTIGLIGGMSWESTLEYYRLLNRATQVQCGGLHSAKIIMFSVDFADLVTLQHQGDWAEISSILVEAAQKLQMAGASMVLICTNTMHRVADAIEARISIPLLHIADVTAACVKAQSLQRIGLLGTRFTMEQDFYRDRLSSHHLDVLVPDAAGREAVHQIIYDELCQGQFTPTSRETVLALCEQLVHAGAEGVILGCTELELLVGDAMATVPLFPTTRIHAEAAVALALGSVET; encoded by the coding sequence ATGCCAACCCCTCCGATGAAAACCATTGGCCTGATCGGCGGCATGAGCTGGGAGTCAACTCTAGAGTACTACCGCCTTCTCAACCGAGCTACGCAGGTGCAGTGCGGGGGGCTACACTCCGCCAAGATCATTATGTTCTCGGTCGATTTCGCCGATCTGGTCACCCTTCAGCACCAGGGTGATTGGGCGGAGATCTCAAGCATTTTGGTGGAAGCCGCCCAAAAGCTGCAAATGGCTGGAGCTAGTATGGTGCTGATCTGCACCAACACCATGCATCGGGTGGCCGATGCGATCGAGGCCCGTATTTCCATTCCCTTGCTGCACATTGCCGACGTGACCGCCGCCTGTGTTAAAGCCCAGAGCCTGCAACGCATTGGCCTGCTCGGCACCCGGTTCACCATGGAGCAAGACTTTTATCGCGATCGCCTCTCCAGCCACCATTTAGATGTGCTGGTGCCCGATGCCGCCGGGCGCGAGGCCGTCCACCAGATCATTTACGACGAGCTATGCCAAGGACAGTTCACGCCTACCTCCCGTGAGACCGTGTTGGCGCTCTGTGAGCAACTGGTCCACGCTGGGGCCGAAGGCGTGATACTGGGCTGTACGGAGCTAGAGCTGCTGGTTGGCGATGCCATGGCGACGGTGCCCCTCTTTCCCACTACCCGCATCCACGCCGAGGCCGCTGTGGCGCTTGCTTTGGGATCAGTAGAAACCTGA
- a CDS encoding rhodanese-like domain-containing protein, with product MTVSPNPAPYASLSVEALAQRLAEADDAVQLIDVREPSELELASLPGFANLPLSEFAEWSETIHSRFERDRDTIVLCHHGIRSAQMCGWLAQQGFTQLKNVTGGIDAYALLVDRAVPRY from the coding sequence ATGACCGTTTCTCCCAACCCTGCCCCCTACGCATCCCTCAGCGTTGAGGCCCTGGCCCAGCGTCTAGCCGAGGCCGACGATGCAGTGCAGCTAATCGACGTCCGCGAACCCAGCGAACTTGAACTGGCCAGCCTGCCCGGTTTTGCTAATCTGCCCCTGAGCGAGTTTGCCGAGTGGTCAGAGACTATTCACAGCCGCTTTGAGCGCGATCGCGACACTATCGTGCTCTGCCACCACGGCATTCGCTCGGCCCAGATGTGCGGCTGGCTAGCCCAGCAAGGCTTTACCCAGCTCAAGAATGTGACCGGCGGCATCGATGCCTATGCCCTGCTGGTCGATCGCGCCGTGCCCCGCTACTAG